The genomic region GCGTCGATGGGCGCGCGGGGGTCCGTGAGCTTGTCGCCGTCGAGCTTCACGCCGCCCTGTTTGACCAGGCGGTTGGCTTCGCTGTTGCTTTTGCAGAAGCCGACGTCGACCAGCAGCTTGGCCAGCATGTGCGGACCCGGACCAACGACCTTAGTCTCGACGTCATCGGGAATCCCGCCGTGGGTGGCGGTCATGAACGCCTGTTCTGCCGCGTCGGCTGCGGTGTCGTCGTGGAACTCGCTGATGATCAGCTTGGCCAGGCGCACCTTCGCGTCGCGTGGGCTGTCCTGGATTTGGTGCGTGTACTCCTGCTCCGGCACGTCGGTCAGCAGCCTGAAGTAGTCGGCCATGACGGCATCCGGCAGGCTCATCACCTTGCCGAACATCCCGCCGTCGCCACCGGCGGGATCGGTGACGGCGATGTAGTTGCCCTTGGACTTGCTCATCTTCATCGAGCCGTCCGTGCCGACCAGGAGCGGCGTGACGATGACGCACTGCCCGGCCGGCGGACTCTGGCCTTCGGCCTGCTGGAACTCGCGTCCGACCAGGTTGTTGAAGAGCTGGTCGCTCCCGCCCATCTCCACGTCGGCCTGGACCGCCAGCGAGTCGTAGCCCTGCAGCAGCGGGTAGAGAAACTCGTGCAGCCCGATCTCCTGCTTGGCGGCGTAGCGCTTCTGGAAGTCGTCGCGATCCAGCACCTGGGCGACGGTCTTCCGGGCAGCGAGCTTGATGAGCTGGACGAGGTCGAGCTTGCCGAGCCACTCGCCGTTGCGGCGGACTTCGAGGTGCTCGTCACCCGTCAGGAGCACCTTGCCGATCTGCTGGACGTAGGTCTCGGCGTTGCGGTCGATCTCTTCGCCTGTGAGCATCGGTCGCGTGCTGTTGACGCCCGTCGGGTCGCCCACGCGTGCGGTGTAGTCGCCGATGATGAGGACGGCCTTGTGGCCCCACTCCTGGAACTGCCGAATGACTTTCAGCGGGACGCAGTGCCCGAGCGTGACGTCGGGCGCGGTCGGGTCCATGCCTAGCTTGATGCGCAGCGGCCGACCGCTGGAGAGCTTGGATCGCAGGTCGCCTTCGGTCAGGATTCGGTCGCAGCGTCGGCCCAGCAGTTTGAGCTGCGTTTCGATGTCCGGTGCGTCCGCTTGGTCTGACATGGAACCGGCAGCCTATGAGCCGACCGACGCGACGGGCTGCTCATCGGATGAACGCTTGCGACGACGCTTGTGGCCGGCATCGTCGGCACGCTTGGCGAAGATCATCCGACCGGCCGAGGTCTGGGTGGCGTTGGTGACGATGGCGGTGACGTCGTCGCCCACGTCGTCAGCGGCGTGTTCGACGACGACCATCGTGCCGTCCGGCAAGTGACCCACGCCCTGACCGGCGACGTTGCCGCGACGCGTGATGTGCAGGCTCAGCTCGTCACCCGGCACGGCCGGCATGCGGACGGCCTCGGTCAGGTCGTTCAGGTTCAGCAACGACACGCCTGCCAATCGGGCGACTTTGCCCAGGTTGGCGTCGACCGAAAGCACGCGGCCTTCAAGTTGCCGGGCCAGGTCGATGACGTGGCCGTCAACGTCTTCCTCGGCTGGTTGGGTGCGGTCGGAGCGGTCGTCGAAGATGCGGACGTCGATCGCCTTGTCCCGCTGCATCTCGGCCAGCCGATCCAGGCCGTCGCGGGCGCGTTCGGCCTTGGCACGATCGGGGTGGTCGCTGATGAGCTGCAGCTCGCCCACCACCGACTGCGGCACGACGAGCCGGCCGTCGATGAAGCCGCTGGTGACGACGCCCGGCAGCCGCGTGTCCATGAGCGCGCTGGTGTCGACGACGATCGGCTTGGTCCCGCGTGTGTCGCGTCGGAACTCGACGTACGGAATGATGAAGCGGACGTCGTCCTTGGTCTGAAGGACGAAGCTGATCGAGAAGTAGCAGGCGATCGTGCCGACGAGCAGGTTGAGAAAGCTGGTGACGGCCGCGTTCTGGGAGCTGCCGAGGCCGCCCGGGTCGAAGACGTTGTCGACGAGGAGCTTGACGCCGAACGAGAGTGCGTAGCTGACGGTGAGCCCGACGAGGATGCCGAACGCCACGCCGCTGAAGACGGCGAGCTTGCGGCGGCCCGAGACGATGTCCAGGACGACCATGAGCACGCCCAGCGAAAGGCTGAAGGCCATCGCGAGCCACGAGGAGCTGCTGACGGAGCCGAGCTCGCCCAGATCGCGCGGATCGGTCGTGACGAACGAAAAGCCGACCGCTGCCATCAGCAGGACGAACAGGCCTCTCAGAACGTTGATCGCCATCGCGGTTCTCCCAAAACCCGCTCCGCGGTCGTTTGCGTCCCTCGGCACACCACCGCCGACGGGGCGAGCGTCACGCGACGACGCCTGCCGACGTCATGGTACGACAGGTCCAGCCTCCGCGCCCTGCTGGAACGCGAAGACGTACACCAGAATCGCGACCCCGATGACGATCCTGTAGATCGCAAACGGCACAAACCCACGCTTCTTCACCCACGCCATGAACCACGCGATGACGGCCCAGGCGACGAAGAAGCTCACCACGAAGCCCGTCGCCAGGACGCCCCAGTCGGTACCAGTGAGCGAGCGGTTGAGGGCACCCGGCTCGCCGGGATCGGCCGTGAGGGTCTGAAGCAGGTCCAGCGCGAAGGCGCCGGTCATGGTCGGAATCGCAAGGAAGAAGCTGAACTCCAGTGCCGTCGACCGCGACATGCCCGAGATCTGTCCGCCGGCAATGGTCGACATGCTCCGGCTGGCCCCGGGAAAGACGGCCGCGACGACCTGGCTCAGCCCGACGATGACGGCCTGAATCGGTCCGACCTCGGCGACGTCCTTGGTCTTGCCGGTCTCTCCGAAGCGGACGTCGATGACCCACATCACCACGCCGCCCACCAGAAGCGCGATGCCCATGACCATCAGCGACTCGAGGTTGCCCTTGATGGTGTCCAGCAGCCCCGCCAGGATGACGACGCTGGTCGTCGCGAACGCGAGCAGCACGAGCGAGACCGGATGCGTGAAGATCGTCTTGTCGCCCGACGCCCCTTTCGGGAACGACAGCAAAAACTGCCGGATGCGGTCCCGGAAATAGACCACGACCGCCAGGATCGCCCCGAGTTGGATGACGACGTCGTACATCTTCCAGTACGGGTCCTCTAGGCTCACGCCCACCAACGGCTTGGCAATGCGGAGGTGGGCGGTGCTGCTGACGGGCAGGAACTCGGTAAGTCCCTCGATGACGCCGAACAGAACGCTCAGCAGATACCACTTGACGTCGGGCTCCACGCCACTGGTATCGGTCCATCGGACGCCCGACGCAAGTCTGACGGTCTGCGGATGGCTTCGACAGTCAGGTAGCTGCGAGGCTGCGTTCTAGCAGTCGAGGCTCGACGTGTGTTCGACTGCGGGGACGCAGCCCCGCAGCTACCTCGGGCCTCGTAGCGTCGTCCGGATGACGCACAACGCGATCTTCGAGACCGACCTGCCCTTTCCGATGACGCGGGGCAAGGTCCGCGACGTTTACGACCTCGAAGCCGTGCTGCCGGGGCACGTGTTGCTGGTGGCGACGGATCGCGTCAGTGCATTCGACGTCGTGATGCCCACGCCGATTCCCGGCAAGGGGACGTTGCTGACGGAGATCGCCCTCTTCTGGTTCCGGCACTTCGACGACGTGCGGAACCACCTGTCGGACCAAGCCTGGCCGGCGGAGTTGGAGCCGTTCTCGGACGTGCTCGACGGACGCAGCATGCTGGTCCGGCGGGTCGACGTCGTGCCCTTCGAGTGCGTGGTCCGCGGCTACCTGGCCGGCTCGGGGTGGAAGGACTACCAGGCGACGGGCCGGATCGGCGGGATCGAGCTTCCGACGGGCCTCGTCGACGGCGACCGCCTGCCAGAGCCGATTTTCACGCCCGCCACCAAAGCCACCACCGGCCACGACGAGAACGTCACTTTCGACCAGATGGCCGACGCGATCGGTGGCGAGCTCGCCTCGACGCTGCGGGATCGCACGCTCGACCTCTACCGCCGAGCCTCCGACCACGCGGGCGATCGCGGCATCCTTCTCGCCGACACCAAGCTCGAGTTCGGCCTCAACACCGACGGCCAGATCGTTCTGGCCGACGAGATCTTCACGCCCGATTCCTCGCGATACTGGCCGGCCGACACGTGGCAGCCCGGCGGGCCGCAGCAGTCGTTCGACAAGCAATTCGTTCGCGACCATCTCGCCAGCCTCGACTGGGACAAGACGCCGCCTGGCCCGGCCTTACCGGACGACGTCATTGCGGGCACCGTCGCTCGCTACCAGCACGCTCGCGACGTTCTGACCCGGCCGTAAACTCCACGCGTGCGTGCCCCACTGCTCTTCCTCACCTGTCTCGGCACGACCGTGACCGTCGTCGGCTGCGGCGGCACGGCCGTGGTGCCGGAGCCGGAGGTCGAGCCGTTCCGCGGCTACTTCCTGTCGATGCGGACCGAGGGCGACTTCGTCTTCGAGACCTTCGAGGCCAAGCAGGCGTTCGACTCCGGCCGAGCCGAACCACCCTTTGACGTCTTCATCAGCCGGACCGGCCAGCGTGTGTTCGTGACCGCCGAATCGGACAAGGTGCCGGCACTGGTCGCCGCACCGGGCGAGCCGCTGCTCCGGGCGACGATGGTCGAACGAATCGTTCGCGGCTTCGAGCTGCAGCGGAGCACGGAGCTCTTCCGACTGCAAGACCCAACGGCGATGGGCATCGCCATCGACGATCCGGCGACGCAGCCGGACGAGTGACAACGCAAACAAAAACTGCGGACCACAGGCCCGCAGCGACGTTCTGACTCAATCGATCGCCCGCCTAGGCGGTGGCGGATTCGCGAATGTGGATCTTGCGGCCCTGGAACTCGACGTTGCCGGGCTTGAGGGCGAAGATCGTGTCGTCCTTGCCGAGGCCGGTGTTGAAGCCGGGCTTGAAGCGGGTGCCCCGCTGGCGGACGATGATGCTTCCGGCGGTGACGAACTCCCCGCCGTAGGCCTTGATGCCGAGGTACTGGGCGTTGCTGTCGCGGCCGTTCTTACTGGAGCCTTGGCCCTTTTTGTGTGCCATGTGGGAGTCGCTTCCTCAAAAAATGCGGGGCCGAGACAGTAGACGCGGACGCCGGGTCGTCAAGCGTCTCACCGCATGACCCACTCGTCGACTTCCTGCTTGATCGAGTCGGGCCCGGTGTCGATGCCGTCGCCCAGGACGCGGAAGCCCAGCCGCTTGGTCTTGCGGACCAGCAGCGTCTCGCCGTCGTCGCCGACCATCGGCGTGCCGTCGCTGGACTCGATGGTCTCGACGTCGCCGCTCAGGCCCGCGACGAAAATCTGGAACGTGCCCATGTCCCGCAGCGGCTCACGCCAGATGGCGACGCTGCTGCGTGCGCGGTCCTCGCCGATCAGAAGCCGGCCGAAGACCTCCTGCGGCGCGACCAGCGGCAGGCCGGGCGTTCGACGGCGAATTGCCTCGAAGACGCCCATCGGAATGTTGTCGTTGGCGGCAAGCACCTCGCCGGTCCGCGTCACCAGGACGATGTCCGGCAGGAAGGTCCGTTCCTGTTCGGTGTCGTTGGTGACCGTGTACGCCAGGTACCAATAAGCCTCGGTCTCGCCGTTGGGAGCCCTCAGGACGACCCGTTGCGGCTGGCGGTAGTCGAGGTCGAACTCCCATGCCTTGGGCGCAAAGCCCGGCTGCGGGTAGTCCGCCGAGGCCGACGGCACGGCCACGAAACCGCCAAAACCGACGCAAAACGCGGCCAGGAGCGTCAGAGCCCGGGCACGGCGGGCAAAGCGAATCGAGGAGCAGACACAGGACATTGCCGCCATCGTAACGACCTCGCACGTCCGTCGCCTCCCTGACCACATCAATGTCGGCCCAATCGCGCTGTCGAGGTTCAGTTGCACCCGACGCAGGTCGATGCGAGTGGCGGACGCATTGTCCTTGACCAAAGCCGTCGCCGTACCCCGTGATCGTCTCTACGCCCAGTTCGCCACTCGCTAGCACCCTCGCCGGGTGCCACGTGGATCGGCTGCGTCGGCTTCGGGCTGCGTCGGCTCCGGTGCTTGGCGACGTAGAGTTGACCAGTGCCGTGCCACTGAAAGACTTCCTGCTGCCCACGGCCACGCGCCGTTCCCAACGCGCTCATCGTCCCCAGGGCCGACTGATCGTCGCCACGACGCTCCGTGAATTCGTCAAGCCGCTGGCCCAGGTCGTGCCCGATGGCGCCGGTCGCGGACGATCGGCCGTGCGGGACTTCATTCGCTACACCGAGCAGCGCGGCGGCCGGGTCGTCGGGACAGCCAGCATCGTCGCGGCCGGTTCGAACGCGACCAAGCCCCTCTTCGTCGCCGCTGCCGTCATCCTCCCCGGCGAGACGGCGACGATCCTGATGTCGAGCGACCTCCCCGCGACCGCCTCGCCGCGCCGTGACGCCTCCGATGCCGTCGACGCGGCGGTCGGCCTGGTTCGAGGCACAGGCGTGAAGCTGGCTCAGATCCTGCTGCCAAGCGAAGCACTGGACCTTCGGTCGATGCTCACGACCAACAACGGCTTCGCTCACGTGGCCGACCTCGGGTATCTGCACAAGCA from Planctomycetota bacterium harbors:
- a CDS encoding phosphoribosylaminoimidazolesuccinocarboxamide synthase, translating into MTHNAIFETDLPFPMTRGKVRDVYDLEAVLPGHVLLVATDRVSAFDVVMPTPIPGKGTLLTEIALFWFRHFDDVRNHLSDQAWPAELEPFSDVLDGRSMLVRRVDVVPFECVVRGYLAGSGWKDYQATGRIGGIELPTGLVDGDRLPEPIFTPATKATTGHDENVTFDQMADAIGGELASTLRDRTLDLYRRASDHAGDRGILLADTKLEFGLNTDGQIVLADEIFTPDSSRYWPADTWQPGGPQQSFDKQFVRDHLASLDWDKTPPGPALPDDVIAGTVARYQHARDVLTRP
- the rpmA gene encoding 50S ribosomal protein L27, whose translation is MAHKKGQGSSKNGRDSNAQYLGIKAYGGEFVTAGSIIVRQRGTRFKPGFNTGLGKDDTIFALKPGNVEFQGRKIHIRESATA
- a CDS encoding TRAM domain-containing protein; amino-acid sequence: MAINVLRGLFVLLMAAVGFSFVTTDPRDLGELGSVSSSSWLAMAFSLSLGVLMVVLDIVSGRRKLAVFSGVAFGILVGLTVSYALSFGVKLLVDNVFDPGGLGSSQNAAVTSFLNLLVGTIACYFSISFVLQTKDDVRFIIPYVEFRRDTRGTKPIVVDTSALMDTRLPGVVTSGFIDGRLVVPQSVVGELQLISDHPDRAKAERARDGLDRLAEMQRDKAIDVRIFDDRSDRTQPAEEDVDGHVIDLARQLEGRVLSVDANLGKVARLAGVSLLNLNDLTEAVRMPAVPGDELSLHITRRGNVAGQGVGHLPDGTMVVVEHAADDVGDDVTAIVTNATQTSAGRMIFAKRADDAGHKRRRKRSSDEQPVASVGS
- a CDS encoding undecaprenyl-diphosphate phosphatase; amino-acid sequence: MEPDVKWYLLSVLFGVIEGLTEFLPVSSTAHLRIAKPLVGVSLEDPYWKMYDVVIQLGAILAVVVYFRDRIRQFLLSFPKGASGDKTIFTHPVSLVLLAFATTSVVILAGLLDTIKGNLESLMVMGIALLVGGVVMWVIDVRFGETGKTKDVAEVGPIQAVIVGLSQVVAAVFPGASRSMSTIAGGQISGMSRSTALEFSFFLAIPTMTGAFALDLLQTLTADPGEPGALNRSLTGTDWGVLATGFVVSFFVAWAVIAWFMAWVKKRGFVPFAIYRIVIGVAILVYVFAFQQGAEAGPVVP
- the tyrS gene encoding tyrosine--tRNA ligase; protein product: MSDQADAPDIETQLKLLGRRCDRILTEGDLRSKLSSGRPLRIKLGMDPTAPDVTLGHCVPLKVIRQFQEWGHKAVLIIGDYTARVGDPTGVNSTRPMLTGEEIDRNAETYVQQIGKVLLTGDEHLEVRRNGEWLGKLDLVQLIKLAARKTVAQVLDRDDFQKRYAAKQEIGLHEFLYPLLQGYDSLAVQADVEMGGSDQLFNNLVGREFQQAEGQSPPAGQCVIVTPLLVGTDGSMKMSKSKGNYIAVTDPAGGDGGMFGKVMSLPDAVMADYFRLLTDVPEQEYTHQIQDSPRDAKVRLAKLIISEFHDDTAADAAEQAFMTATHGGIPDDVETKVVGPGPHMLAKLLVDVGFCKSNSEANRLVKQGGVKLDGDKLTDPRAPIDASGVLQAGKRKFVRLAAT